From Nevskia ramosa DSM 11499, one genomic window encodes:
- a CDS encoding MFS transporter, with translation MSVPTSPAYLAKATKVALSDFSSPAMRAFHLTWMAFFVCFFAWFACAPLMPIIKGEFGLTKDQIANINIAAVAVTILVRLVIGPLCDRYGPRKAYTGLLLFGAIPVFGVASAQSYESFLFFRLAIGAIGASFVITQYHTSVMFAPNVVGTANAAAAGWGNSGGGATQTLMPLIVVALALFGVEQAGGWRIALLVPGVLMLVMAWAYWTFTQDCPAGNYDTLRATGLMPDTGKKVGMTSFKRACGNYRVWLLFVTYGACFGVEIFIHNVAALYYVERFGLSLKAAGFAAGTFGLLALFARALGGIASDRIARVKGLDGRTLLLFVLMVGEGLGLLWWAQMDHVAIAIVAMLTFGLFTHMACGATYALVPFIDRNALGGVAGIIGAGGNVGAVAAGFLMKASPNTQSCLLILGGLVTVSAVCAIAVRFTAEHKTREQQLFEQAVAERQAVAEQQALAA, from the coding sequence ATGTCCGTTCCCACGTCTCCCGCCTATCTCGCCAAGGCAACCAAAGTCGCACTCAGCGACTTCTCCTCCCCCGCCATGCGCGCCTTCCATCTGACCTGGATGGCGTTCTTCGTCTGCTTCTTCGCCTGGTTTGCCTGCGCCCCGTTGATGCCGATCATCAAGGGCGAGTTCGGGCTGACCAAGGACCAGATCGCCAACATCAACATCGCGGCCGTCGCGGTCACCATCCTGGTGCGCCTGGTCATCGGCCCGCTCTGCGATCGCTACGGCCCGCGCAAGGCCTACACCGGCCTGCTGCTGTTCGGTGCCATCCCGGTGTTCGGCGTGGCTTCCGCGCAGAGCTATGAAAGCTTCCTGTTCTTCCGCCTGGCGATCGGTGCGATCGGCGCCAGCTTCGTGATCACGCAGTACCACACCAGCGTGATGTTCGCGCCGAACGTGGTCGGCACCGCGAACGCGGCCGCCGCTGGCTGGGGCAACTCCGGTGGCGGTGCGACGCAGACGCTGATGCCGCTGATCGTCGTGGCGCTGGCGCTGTTCGGTGTCGAGCAGGCCGGTGGCTGGCGCATCGCCCTGCTGGTGCCGGGCGTGCTGATGCTGGTGATGGCCTGGGCCTACTGGACGTTCACCCAGGATTGCCCGGCCGGCAATTACGACACCCTGCGCGCCACCGGCCTGATGCCGGACACCGGCAAGAAGGTTGGCATGACCAGCTTCAAGCGCGCCTGCGGCAACTATCGCGTCTGGCTGCTGTTCGTCACCTACGGCGCCTGCTTCGGCGTCGAGATCTTCATCCACAACGTGGCGGCGCTGTACTACGTCGAGCGCTTCGGCCTCAGCTTGAAAGCCGCGGGTTTCGCGGCCGGCACCTTCGGCCTGCTGGCGCTGTTCGCGCGTGCGCTGGGCGGCATCGCCAGCGATCGCATCGCCAGGGTCAAGGGCCTCGATGGCCGCACCCTGCTGCTGTTCGTGCTGATGGTCGGTGAGGGTCTGGGCCTGCTGTGGTGGGCGCAGATGGATCACGTCGCCATCGCTATCGTCGCGATGCTGACCTTCGGCCTGTTCACCCATATGGCCTGCGGCGCGACCTACGCGCTGGTGCCGTTCATCGATCGCAACGCGCTCGGCGGTGTCGCTGGAATCATCGGCGCCGGCGGCAATGTCGGCGCGGTGGCAGCGGGCTTCCTGATGAAGGCTTCGCCGAACACCCAGAGCTGCCTGCTGATCCTCGGCGGCCTGGTCACGGTGTCTGCGGTCTGCGCCATCGCGGTGCGCTTCACCGCCGAACACAAGACCCGCGAGCAGCAGCTGTTCGAGCAGGCGGTGGCCGAGCGTCAGGCGGTGGCAGAGCAGCAGGCGCTGGCGGCTTGA
- a CDS encoding alginate export family protein — protein MFATKGLQGVLRATISPTGAALMLLSGAAQATDSLADLPAKLAAGKTNLDVRLRYEALNLSDPLAAPITENTAQATTIRVRLGYTTAAWNELDGQLEYEGVDTLGDDRYNSLRNGRSTYPVIADAQVHEVNQAWLRYTGLPKTQIKYGRQRINFDNQRFVGGVAWRQDEQTFDAALLTTTLIPKTTVTYAHLDRVNSFRNFAIEGRNVDRLDIDGHLINVSTQVIDKTLKLTGYGYFLDFGTVPGGAVGRLLNNNQTYGLRATGTVPVQAFTLGYSLEYAIQQGWRGSPDHDMRYGLAEAAVGWKMLKATAGYEALGGNGISSFQTPLATTHAFDGWADQFLITPVGGLHRLYASACATVAKTSLTAVYHDFSADTGGAHYGNEVDLLASYPVLANLTVFAKFAAYFADEFPVVAGQASNVKRGWLYAEYKF, from the coding sequence ATGTTTGCAACCAAGGGGCTGCAGGGGGTTCTGCGCGCCACGATTTCTCCAACAGGCGCCGCACTGATGCTGTTGAGTGGTGCTGCACAGGCCACTGATTCACTCGCCGATCTGCCAGCGAAGCTGGCCGCCGGCAAGACCAATCTCGATGTTCGTCTGCGCTACGAGGCGCTCAATCTGTCCGATCCACTGGCGGCACCGATCACCGAAAACACCGCGCAAGCGACGACCATCCGCGTCCGCCTCGGCTACACGACGGCGGCCTGGAACGAGCTTGACGGCCAGCTCGAATACGAGGGCGTCGATACGCTCGGCGACGATCGCTACAACTCGCTGCGCAACGGCCGCAGCACGTATCCGGTGATCGCCGATGCCCAGGTGCACGAGGTCAACCAGGCCTGGCTGCGCTATACCGGCCTGCCGAAAACGCAGATCAAGTACGGCCGCCAGCGGATCAATTTCGACAACCAGCGCTTTGTCGGCGGCGTTGCCTGGCGGCAGGACGAGCAGACCTTCGATGCCGCGCTGCTGACCACCACCCTGATCCCGAAGACCACGGTCACCTATGCGCATCTCGACCGAGTCAACTCGTTCCGCAACTTCGCGATCGAAGGCCGCAATGTCGATCGTCTCGACATCGACGGCCATCTGATCAACGTGTCGACGCAGGTCATCGACAAGACCTTGAAGCTGACCGGCTACGGCTACTTCCTGGACTTCGGCACGGTGCCCGGCGGTGCTGTCGGACGCTTGCTGAACAACAACCAGACCTATGGCCTGCGTGCCACCGGCACGGTGCCGGTGCAAGCCTTCACGCTCGGCTACTCGCTGGAATACGCGATCCAGCAAGGCTGGCGCGGCTCGCCGGATCACGACATGCGCTACGGCCTTGCCGAAGCCGCGGTCGGCTGGAAGATGCTCAAGGCAACGGCGGGTTATGAAGCCCTGGGCGGCAACGGCATCTCCAGCTTCCAGACGCCATTGGCGACGACGCATGCCTTCGACGGCTGGGCCGATCAGTTCCTGATCACGCCGGTGGGTGGCCTGCATCGTCTCTATGCCTCGGCCTGCGCGACGGTAGCCAAGACCAGCCTGACCGCCGTCTATCACGACTTCTCGGCGGATACCGGCGGCGCGCATTACGGCAATGAAGTCGATCTGCTGGCCAGCTATCCGGTGCTCGCCAACCTCACCGTGTTCGCCAAGTTCGCGGCCTATTTCGCTGATGAATTTCCGGTGGTTGCCGGCCAGGCCAGCAACGTCAAGCGCGGCTGGCTGTACGCCGAATACAAGTTCTGA